Proteins from a genomic interval of Bifidobacterium longum subsp. infantis ATCC 15697 = JCM 1222 = DSM 20088:
- a CDS encoding endonuclease domain-containing protein: MNGYSEAPHNGEINNYLRKDLDAKATAKNTACWNLLGKVRTKRTLCFSLYTALELCGVELPRHSTLPQKDFYVTVRSKGTRSSLDNVDYRIWNAKFNSIAFSNGVTCMHPMDAWIQFAQYLNLTELVVLAEALIRRYGYAIEQFTQRLTAFHRVIGRARCEAALKLVKPSDSVQETRTRLALMLFGLPIPQTQYGITDSENGYTYTVDMAYPQYKVAIEYDGDHHRRFRKQYVRDQQKRRRLRQLGWTVIEVFADDLWNTAKQRAFAQEVATAMQIPLPGRPQPSCRVLIDGSLTINARKGEYRRRKQAKHNKASQH; the protein is encoded by the coding sequence ATGAACGGATACAGCGAAGCGCCGCACAATGGCGAAATCAACAACTATCTGCGCAAAGATCTTGACGCCAAAGCCACGGCCAAGAACACGGCCTGTTGGAATCTGCTGGGCAAAGTGCGCACGAAACGCACGTTGTGTTTCTCGCTGTATACCGCATTGGAATTATGCGGCGTGGAGTTGCCGAGGCACAGCACGTTGCCACAGAAGGACTTTTATGTGACGGTGAGGAGCAAGGGGACCCGCTCTTCATTGGACAATGTCGACTATCGCATATGGAATGCAAAGTTCAACAGTATCGCTTTTTCAAACGGCGTAACCTGCATGCATCCCATGGATGCGTGGATACAGTTTGCCCAATATCTCAACCTCACTGAATTAGTGGTGCTGGCTGAAGCGCTCATCAGACGTTATGGATATGCCATTGAACAATTCACTCAACGACTAACGGCCTTTCACCGCGTTATTGGTCGTGCGCGTTGTGAGGCGGCGCTGAAGCTCGTAAAACCATCGGATTCCGTTCAGGAAACTCGTACACGCTTGGCGCTTATGCTTTTCGGCCTGCCCATACCGCAAACACAATACGGCATTACCGATTCAGAGAACGGATACACCTACACCGTTGACATGGCTTATCCACAATACAAAGTCGCTATTGAATATGATGGCGATCATCACCGTCGCTTCCGCAAACAATATGTGCGGGACCAGCAAAAACGTCGACGTCTGCGGCAATTGGGCTGGACCGTCATCGAGGTGTTCGCCGATGACCTGTGGAATACCGCCAAACAACGTGCCTTCGCACAAGAGGTTGCCACCGCGATGCAAATACCGCTTCCTGGCCGTCCTCAACCTTCATGCCGGGTATTAATAGACGGCAGCCTTACCATCAATGCGCGCAAAGGGGAATACAGGAGGCGGAAACAAGCAAAACACAACAAAGCCTCACAACATTGA